One segment of Parvularcula sp. IMCC14364 DNA contains the following:
- a CDS encoding squalene/phytoene synthase family protein, translating to MSDQDRHHQNAAYCLSEVRKYAEDQFISLQFAPREQHARLIALHALALEIQRIPATVSESPLGAIRQQWWRDALAEIRDGQTPRAHPVVESISQLPGAGSEAEACRSVMLSIIDGTDTLLQPGEFGSTEQVLAFAERQYGAVARLVATVLSPDEAPEIFDMISRLEAVHAVSRTVCEAVRQDSEPVQGVETFAQRLARFDRRHPAMRDELRAALADITRKAAVIPAAVMPGIAHGALAGGYLERAGRGATYHPLLKRFAIFRTVLTGRL from the coding sequence ATGAGCGATCAGGACCGCCATCACCAGAATGCCGCATATTGTCTGTCGGAAGTCAGAAAATACGCCGAAGATCAGTTTATTTCTCTACAGTTTGCCCCGCGCGAGCAGCACGCGCGCCTGATTGCACTCCATGCGCTGGCACTCGAAATCCAACGCATCCCGGCAACGGTCAGCGAGTCCCCCCTTGGTGCCATTCGACAGCAATGGTGGCGTGATGCGCTGGCCGAAATTCGCGACGGTCAGACGCCGCGCGCGCACCCTGTGGTCGAGAGCATCAGTCAGCTTCCTGGAGCAGGGAGTGAAGCGGAAGCCTGCAGGTCGGTCATGTTATCCATTATCGACGGGACAGACACATTGCTGCAACCGGGAGAGTTTGGCTCCACAGAGCAGGTTCTGGCATTCGCCGAGCGTCAGTATGGCGCTGTTGCACGGCTCGTCGCAACGGTGCTTTCACCCGATGAAGCGCCTGAGATTTTCGACATGATTAGCCGGCTCGAAGCAGTTCACGCTGTGAGCAGAACCGTCTGCGAAGCTGTCCGCCAGGACAGTGAGCCGGTGCAAGGCGTTGAGACCTTTGCCCAGCGGCTTGCCAGGTTTGATCGCCGGCATCCGGCCATGAGAGATGAGTTAAGGGCTGCTCTGGCGGACATCACGCGTAAAGCAGCGGTGATACCGGCGGCCGTCATGCCTGGCATCGCCCATGGGGCGCTGGCGGGTGGCTATCTTGAACGCGCCGGGCGTGGTGCGACCTATCATCCGCTACTGAAGCGTTTCGCCATATTTCGCACAGTGCTGACTGGCCGCCTTTGA
- the secF gene encoding protein translocase subunit SecF, giving the protein MGLKLIPEETDIKFLQMRWIAFAISTVAVLASIAVFFLNGLNFGIDFKGGAVVEVGPAEGQVFTTDDLATVRSALTDLGLGTINVSEIGGSGGADAAGGIVAKIELQSGDVEFTEQCLAAKPENIGGDPAEQAQQIATACVSATLKEVLGEDIRDRRVDVVGPAVSGELIQKGVGAIVFAVIAMLAYIWFRFEWQFSLGAIVALIHDVILTVGMFSITQLEFNLPIIAALLTIVGYSMNDTVVVYDRVRENLRKYKKKPLQDLLDFSINQTLSRTVMTSVTTLIALLALFIFGGPVLRGFTAAMIWGVIIGTYSSVFIASPVLQVLGVKREWNQTAN; this is encoded by the coding sequence ATGGGCCTCAAACTTATACCTGAAGAGACAGACATCAAGTTCCTGCAAATGCGCTGGATTGCGTTTGCCATATCTACTGTTGCCGTTCTGGCCTCGATTGCCGTTTTCTTTCTCAACGGTCTGAATTTCGGCATTGATTTCAAAGGGGGTGCTGTTGTTGAGGTCGGGCCAGCCGAAGGGCAGGTCTTTACGACTGATGATCTGGCAACAGTACGCAGTGCGCTTACGGATCTTGGCCTCGGGACAATCAATGTCAGTGAGATCGGGGGCAGTGGCGGCGCAGATGCGGCTGGCGGTATTGTTGCCAAGATTGAGCTTCAGTCCGGAGATGTTGAGTTTACGGAGCAGTGCCTTGCGGCGAAACCTGAAAATATCGGCGGTGATCCCGCCGAACAGGCGCAGCAGATTGCCACCGCCTGTGTCTCGGCAACATTGAAGGAAGTGCTCGGAGAAGATATCCGGGATCGCCGGGTTGATGTTGTTGGCCCTGCGGTGTCAGGTGAGTTGATCCAGAAGGGTGTCGGGGCGATTGTGTTCGCTGTCATCGCCATGCTGGCCTATATCTGGTTCCGCTTTGAATGGCAGTTTTCACTCGGGGCGATTGTGGCATTGATCCACGACGTGATCCTGACAGTTGGCATGTTTTCCATCACCCAGCTTGAGTTCAATCTGCCGATTATCGCGGCGCTGCTGACCATTGTCGGCTACTCCATGAATGATACCGTTGTGGTTTATGACCGGGTGCGGGAGAATCTGCGCAAATACAAGAAGAAGCCGTTGCAGGACCTGCTTGATTTCTCGATCAACCAGACATTGTCACGGACAGTCATGACATCTGTCACGACACTGATTGCCTTGCTGGCCCTGTTCATTTTTGGGGGACCTGTGTTGCGCGGATTTACAGCGGCGATGATCTGGGGCGTGATTATCGGGACATATTCATCCGTCTTTATCGCGTCGCCTGTTCTGCAGGTGCTGGGTGTCAAGCGCGAGTGGAACCAGACGGCTAACTGA